From a region of the Pontibacillus yanchengensis genome:
- the cccB gene encoding cytochrome c551, giving the protein MKKYVMAILFGSALVLSACGGGGEEDGGTTTDNGEENQTEENGGDSGEEAGGDSGGEVNTAEAEKLYKQNCASCHANDLSGNVGPNLKQIGSKLDKSGIKQVIINGQGSMPPKQLEGQEAETVAAWLATKK; this is encoded by the coding sequence TTGAAAAAGTATGTTATGGCAATCCTTTTTGGCTCGGCCCTAGTACTTAGTGCTTGTGGCGGTGGCGGAGAAGAAGATGGAGGCACCACTACAGACAACGGAGAAGAAAACCAAACAGAAGAAAATGGTGGCGACTCTGGTGAAGAAGCTGGCGGCGATAGTGGTGGCGAAGTGAACACTGCAGAAGCAGAGAAACTTTATAAACAAAACTGTGCAAGCTGTCATGCGAACGACCTTTCTGGTAATGTTGGTCCAAACTTAAAACAAATTGGTTCTAAGCTAGATAAGAGTGGCATTAAACAAGTTATCATTAACGGACAAGGCTCTATGCCTCCAAAGCAACTAGAAGGTCAAGAAGCGGAAACCGTTGCAGCTTGGTTGGCTACGAAAAAGTAA